The following coding sequences are from one Paenibacillus tundrae window:
- a CDS encoding ABC transporter permease, with amino-acid sequence MFLPIALYFIIFNYVPMAGLVVAFKSFNYRDGMFGSPWVGWANFEYFFTSGKAWLVTKNTFLYNSVFLIAYLFFSIMLAVLIAEMAGKIFKKTAQTFLFLPYFLSWVAVSAIVYNLFSFDFGLVNTLLKSLGFNAVDIYSVPSYWYVILPLFYVWKWVGFGSVLYLSAIMGLDQSAYEAAKIDGANVFQRIRYLTIPLLKPTTIILLLLGIGRIMRGEFDMFYQLVGNNGILMDTTDIIDTLVFRSLIVSQDFGMASAGGLYQSVLCFVIIIIANGIVKRYDRDQALF; translated from the coding sequence ATGTTTCTACCGATTGCACTGTACTTCATTATTTTTAACTATGTTCCGATGGCAGGGCTGGTTGTTGCTTTCAAAAGTTTTAATTATCGTGACGGCATGTTCGGTAGTCCATGGGTTGGATGGGCGAATTTCGAATATTTCTTCACATCTGGAAAAGCGTGGCTCGTTACGAAAAATACATTCTTATACAATAGTGTTTTCTTAATTGCTTATCTATTCTTTTCCATTATGCTAGCGGTATTAATTGCTGAAATGGCAGGAAAAATTTTCAAAAAAACGGCTCAAACGTTTTTGTTTTTACCATACTTTTTGTCTTGGGTTGCCGTATCAGCTATTGTGTATAACCTGTTCAGCTTTGATTTTGGGCTAGTTAACACACTACTTAAGAGTTTAGGTTTTAATGCAGTCGATATCTATTCTGTTCCTTCGTATTGGTATGTTATTCTTCCTCTCTTTTATGTATGGAAATGGGTTGGATTTGGTAGCGTTCTTTATTTGTCAGCCATCATGGGTCTAGATCAATCTGCATATGAAGCTGCCAAAATTGATGGTGCTAACGTATTTCAACGCATTCGCTATCTCACCATACCTCTCCTGAAACCAACAACGATCATTCTTTTATTGCTTGGTATTGGTCGGATCATGCGCGGGGAGTTTGATATGTTTTATCAACTTGTTGGTAACAACGGCATCCTAATGGATACAACCGACATTATTGATACGCTAGTCTTCCGATCGCTCATTGTAAGCCAAGATTTCGGAATGGCTTCAGCTGGTGGTTTATATCAGTCCGTATTATGTTTCGTCATTATTATCATTGCAAATGGAATTGTTAAGCGGTACGACCGGGATCAAGCACTATTTTAG
- a CDS encoding carbohydrate ABC transporter permease: MGKGKSIRTPDMVLLNIIAYIVVGLFAIVAVVPFFIVLVNSFASEHSIIYNGYAFFPKEFSLEAYKMVFQNPDKMIRAYGITIFVTVVGTASSLFLSMMAAYVMFRKDVKYRNSLSFFLYFTTLFNGGLVPFYLLVVQQLHLKNNILILLLAGMFSVFNILILRNFLNGSVPDALIESAKIDGSGDVRIFLQIVLPLCKPAMAAIGMFTALAYWNDWWTPMMFIEKQELYPLQYTLYQILSSANFSSQMVNSIPRVDMPKESLKLALTIVATGPIVLLYPFVQKYFVSGITVGAVKG; this comes from the coding sequence ATGGGAAAAGGAAAAAGTATTCGCACGCCCGATATGGTACTCCTGAATATTATTGCTTATATCGTTGTAGGTTTGTTTGCCATTGTGGCGGTTGTACCATTTTTTATTGTGTTGGTGAACTCCTTCGCTTCCGAACACAGCATTATATATAACGGATATGCGTTCTTTCCTAAAGAATTTTCATTGGAAGCGTACAAGATGGTTTTTCAAAATCCTGATAAGATGATTCGCGCTTATGGAATAACCATTTTTGTAACTGTCGTAGGAACAGCGAGCTCGTTGTTCTTGTCTATGATGGCTGCATACGTCATGTTTCGAAAGGATGTAAAGTATAGAAACTCATTATCCTTCTTCTTATACTTCACAACATTATTTAATGGAGGACTTGTTCCTTTTTACCTGTTAGTCGTACAACAATTGCACCTGAAAAATAATATTCTCATTCTTCTACTAGCAGGCATGTTCAGCGTATTTAACATCTTGATTCTCCGCAATTTCTTGAATGGCTCTGTCCCCGATGCGCTTATTGAATCAGCAAAAATCGACGGTTCAGGAGACGTTCGGATCTTCTTGCAAATCGTCCTTCCATTATGCAAGCCGGCGATGGCTGCGATTGGTATGTTTACAGCGCTAGCTTATTGGAACGATTGGTGGACGCCAATGATGTTCATTGAGAAACAGGAACTGTATCCATTGCAATACACACTTTATCAAATTCTATCCAGTGCCAACTTCTCTTCCCAAATGGTCAACAGCATCCCACGGGTAGACATGCCTAAAGAGTCATTAAAGTTAGCACTGACCATCGTTGCGACAGGACCGATTGTTCTGTTATATCCATTTGTACAAAAATACTTCGTTTCTGGAATTACGGTTGGAGCAGTAAAAGGATAA
- a CDS encoding DUF3502 domain-containing protein codes for MQNVKKTRWLRMLTCLLLITVIVSGCTSGNGEQAGGSTAGNDGDTSSHVKLVGYLLGDAPPGMNAVVEELNKKLTEDINAEIEFRYIGWGDLASKYPLVLAAGDDVDFIFTANWAYYNQEAAKGAFREITMEEIEKFMPKHYEATNPVAWDEAKIGDKVYMIPTSSPDQKVPVTIIRGDLRKKYGIPEIKRFQDLEPYLAAIKANEPAIIPINADSQYDFAKTFYNLQWEMGPATVDTMLITNGWSGTHTEWDDPDGKVYSQFDPHIKDQQIQIAKIVKDWYDKGYINKNAMSNKVRSKDAFEQGTSAVAYGNTTDIQTTLAKAQGQGWEVEIIPNLSPTGTYLQDPYINNGIAIAAGTKNPDRAMMALDLIMEEPSYNKLVYFGIEGVNYVEKDGKIDLPDGVTADNNTYAPDAAGFWFTNKSQFPPMANWTEQYTTLKDSLDDMLVPYIYNAFSADTSTIKTELANLNTVATQYQLPIQGGVVKDVEQAYAELEAKAKAAGFDRVLAEAEQQTQQFHEKKK; via the coding sequence ATGCAAAATGTAAAGAAAACTCGTTGGTTGCGAATGTTGACATGCTTGTTATTAATAACTGTAATTGTCTCAGGATGTACTAGTGGGAATGGGGAACAGGCAGGCGGTTCCACTGCAGGAAATGATGGTGATACGTCAAGTCATGTTAAGCTTGTAGGTTATTTGCTGGGAGATGCTCCGCCAGGAATGAATGCAGTTGTGGAAGAACTTAATAAAAAACTAACAGAAGATATTAACGCTGAAATTGAGTTCCGTTACATTGGCTGGGGGGATCTTGCATCCAAATATCCTCTCGTGCTTGCAGCAGGTGATGACGTAGACTTTATTTTTACAGCTAACTGGGCTTACTATAACCAGGAAGCAGCCAAAGGCGCATTCCGTGAAATAACGATGGAAGAAATTGAGAAATTCATGCCTAAACATTATGAAGCGACCAATCCAGTTGCATGGGATGAAGCGAAGATTGGCGATAAAGTCTATATGATTCCAACTTCTTCACCGGATCAAAAGGTACCTGTGACAATTATTAGAGGAGATCTTCGTAAGAAATATGGCATTCCGGAAATTAAACGTTTTCAGGATCTTGAGCCTTACCTAGCAGCTATTAAAGCAAATGAACCAGCTATAATCCCTATTAATGCAGATAGTCAGTACGATTTCGCCAAGACATTCTATAACCTCCAGTGGGAAATGGGTCCTGCTACTGTAGATACGATGCTGATTACCAATGGTTGGTCTGGAACACATACGGAATGGGATGACCCAGATGGAAAAGTGTATTCCCAGTTCGATCCTCATATCAAGGATCAGCAGATCCAAATTGCTAAGATCGTAAAAGACTGGTATGACAAAGGCTATATTAACAAAAATGCCATGTCAAACAAAGTACGAAGCAAAGATGCCTTTGAACAAGGCACATCGGCTGTAGCATACGGTAATACAACGGATATTCAGACGACGCTAGCCAAAGCTCAAGGGCAGGGATGGGAAGTCGAAATTATACCGAATCTATCTCCAACAGGTACTTACCTGCAAGACCCTTACATTAATAACGGGATTGCCATTGCGGCTGGAACCAAAAATCCAGACCGTGCGATGATGGCCTTGGACTTAATCATGGAGGAACCATCGTATAACAAGTTAGTTTACTTCGGTATTGAAGGGGTTAACTATGTGGAGAAGGATGGCAAAATTGATCTTCCAGATGGAGTGACAGCAGATAACAACACATATGCACCCGATGCAGCTGGTTTCTGGTTTACGAATAAATCCCAATTTCCACCGATGGCAAATTGGACTGAACAATATACTACTCTTAAAGATTCGCTAGATGATATGTTAGTCCCTTATATATACAATGCCTTCTCGGCAGATACCTCAACGATCAAAACGGAACTAGCGAATCTGAATACGGTTGCTACGCAGTATCAATTACCAATCCAAGGTGGCGTTGTCAAGGATGTTGAACAGGCTTATGCAGAACTTGAAGCAAAAGCCAAAGCAGCCGGCTTTGATAGAGTCCTTGCCGAAGCGGAACAGCAGACACAACAGTTCCATGAAAAAAAGAAATAA
- a CDS encoding DUF3502 domain-containing protein, producing the protein MKTFKWVLASMIAGVTLALIFFIVLRNNDMERKDQFNNEVTTITGYLIGSPPAGLNDVLQELNQRLRQDLQVNIRLKYIAWNELITKYPMVLSSDESVDFIFASNWTYYNREVAQGSFLEISKPMIQKNMPLYYAVQKEKAWKEAEIGGKMYMIPSSAPDVKVPVTLIRGDLRKKYNVPAINTFSEIEPYLKAIKQSETSMTPIRVDKQYDLTKIHSNLQWEFGPAVADAITTTNGFSGVFTSWDDPQGTILSVFEEPLQSSFLKSAQIVKSWYDKGYINQDAIVNKERSKDAFEAGRSAVAFGNTNDIQTTLIKAEKNGWEVEIIPNLSSKGTYLMDPYSNNGVAIPANSRHAGLTMQVLDLIMEDPDYSRLVYFGIESKNYVIRDGLITLPEGITPEANDYPPDASGFWFTNKSTFPPNAEWSQAYKAHKANLQDKLVSNRYAGFNFNATTVRGQLEQMNRVAIQWLTPIQSGMVHDVDESFQKFKSEALKAGYHEILQEAKRQADEYRATE; encoded by the coding sequence GTGAAGACATTCAAATGGGTTCTAGCAAGTATGATTGCGGGCGTTACTTTGGCTCTCATCTTTTTCATAGTTCTTCGTAACAACGATATGGAACGAAAAGACCAGTTTAACAATGAAGTTACAACCATCACTGGCTATCTAATAGGAAGCCCACCAGCCGGTCTGAATGATGTCTTGCAGGAACTGAATCAACGCTTGCGACAAGATCTCCAAGTGAACATTCGTCTGAAGTATATTGCTTGGAATGAGCTTATAACCAAGTACCCGATGGTGCTCTCCTCGGATGAGAGTGTGGATTTCATTTTTGCTAGTAACTGGACCTATTACAACCGCGAAGTAGCACAGGGAAGTTTTCTCGAGATTAGTAAACCTATGATCCAAAAGAATATGCCACTATATTACGCGGTGCAAAAAGAAAAGGCTTGGAAGGAAGCCGAAATTGGCGGGAAGATGTACATGATTCCCTCATCCGCTCCTGATGTAAAGGTTCCAGTGACATTAATTCGAGGTGACTTGAGAAAGAAGTACAATGTTCCTGCAATAAATACGTTCTCTGAGATTGAACCCTATCTAAAAGCCATTAAGCAGAGTGAAACGTCGATGACGCCTATCCGAGTGGACAAACAATATGATTTAACGAAAATTCATTCCAATCTGCAGTGGGAATTCGGGCCAGCAGTCGCAGATGCGATTACAACCACCAACGGTTTCTCTGGTGTTTTTACAAGTTGGGATGATCCTCAAGGAACAATCTTGTCTGTATTTGAAGAACCATTACAGAGTAGTTTCCTGAAATCAGCTCAAATTGTGAAGTCTTGGTATGACAAAGGATATATCAATCAAGATGCAATCGTGAATAAGGAACGTAGCAAAGATGCATTTGAAGCAGGTCGTTCCGCCGTTGCCTTTGGTAATACCAATGATATTCAAACTACGTTGATAAAAGCTGAGAAAAATGGTTGGGAGGTTGAGATTATTCCGAATCTCTCCTCAAAGGGCACCTATCTGATGGATCCTTACTCCAATAACGGTGTAGCTATCCCAGCTAATTCACGGCACGCAGGGCTTACGATGCAAGTGCTGGATTTAATTATGGAAGACCCAGATTACAGCCGGTTAGTTTATTTTGGGATTGAGAGTAAGAACTACGTTATACGTGATGGATTAATAACGCTCCCAGAAGGGATCACTCCGGAAGCCAATGATTACCCTCCGGATGCATCTGGTTTTTGGTTTACTAATAAGAGTACATTTCCCCCTAACGCAGAATGGAGTCAAGCTTACAAGGCTCATAAGGCTAATCTCCAAGATAAACTGGTGTCCAATCGTTACGCAGGATTTAATTTTAACGCTACAACCGTTAGAGGTCAGCTGGAACAGATGAATCGAGTTGCAATTCAATGGTTAACGCCGATTCAGAGCGGAATGGTACACGACGTGGACGAGTCTTTTCAGAAGTTTAAATCGGAAGCATTAAAAGCAGGCTACCATGAAATATTGCAAGAAGCTAAGAGGCAGGCTGATGAATATAGGGCAACGGAGTAA